In the Rubrivivax gelatinosus IL144 genome, TCTGCCTGCTGGCCGGCGACACGCACGACCCCGGCATCGCGACGCGCATCACCGCGCTGCGGCGCACGCTGGCGCAGGACCCGAAGCTGCCCGAAGGCGCGCGCCTGGGCGGCGAGCGCGGCTGGCGCGAGGTCGCGCGCTGCCCCTGGTTCAACGGCGACGACCCGCAGCGTGCGCTGCGCCAGCTCGAGTTCGCGTTCCGCGAGGAACAGGCCGACGTCGTCGTCTCGCTCGGCGCCTGGCCTTTCGCCGAACCGCAGCGCTACCGCGCCGCGCTGCCGCCGCCGGGGCGCCGCGGCAGCCGGGTCGTCGTCGCCGCCACCGGCGCGCTGTCCGCGCCGCAGAAGGCTTTGCTCGCCGACGGCCTGGTGCACGGTTTCGTCTCGGTCGACTACGAGCTGATGGGTCGCTACGCCTACCGGGCGATGAAGCGGCTGGCGACCGGCCATCCGGTCGAACCGACGATCCGCATCGGCGCCGTCGTGCGCCAAGGCCTGTGAACACGAGTTCCGCCCCGTTGCGCCGGCTCTCGCGCGAGCTGCTGGTGCGCGTGGCCGCGGCCAGCGTCGTGCTGGCGCTGCTGGCGACGCTGGCCAACGCCTGGATCAGCCACCGCGACGAACGTGCGCGCCAGCGCGAGCAGGTCGAGGCCGTGCTCGGCGCCTACGTGCCCTCGCTCGCCAAATCGGTCTGGGAGCTGGACGACGCGTCGGTGCAGCTGCAGCTCGACGGCCTGCGCAGCTTCCCGGCGCTGCTGTCGGCCGAGGTCATCGGCCGCGGCATCGACGAGCGCTACGACAAGACCGGCGTCGTCGCCGCGCACGGCGGCGAGATCATCCGCCACCCCTTGCCGGCGCCCGACGGCCTGGGCGTCGTCGCCGAGCTGGTGCTGCAGCTCGACGAAGACTGGCTGGCCGGCCAGGTCTGGCGTGCGTCGCGCCAGTTCGCCTTCGCCGCGCTGGTCGAGCTGCTGCTGCTGGCGGCGCTGGTCTACGCGCTGGTCGCACGCAGCGTCTCGCGGCCGCTGGAGCGGCTGCACGCGCACGTGCGGGCGCTCGACGCCGAGCGCCTGGCCGAGCCGGCGCCGCGGCCGCCGGGCCCGGCCAACGAGCTGCACGCGCTGGCCGACGGCATCACCGGGCTGCAGCACGCGCTGCAGGCACAGCTGCAGGCCCAGGCGCGCCAGTTCGACGAGGTGCTGCGGCAGATGGCCGACGGCGCCGGCGTCGTCGACGGCCACGGCCGCATCCAGGTCTGCAACCCGGCCTGGGCGGCGATGCTGGGCTCGGCGTTGCCCGACGAGGCGCTCGGCCGCGACGCCGCCGACTGGCTGGCCGAGCCGGCCTGGCCTGCGCTGGCCGCGCGCCTGGCCACGGCCGGCACGCTGCAGGCCGAGGCGCTGACGCTGCGCCGTCCCGACGGCCGGGCGCTGCCGGCCGAAGCCAGCTTCGCCGTCCTGGCACGGGGCAGCGACGGCCGCGCCGAGCGCGTTCAGCTCGTGCTGCGCGACGTCAGCGCGCGGCGCGAGACCGAACGCACGCTGGTCGCCGCCCGCGAGGCCGCCGAGGCCGCCACGCGCGCCAAGAGCGACTTCCTGGCCAACATGAGCCACGAGATCCGCACGCCGCTCAACGCCATCCTCGGCATGACGGCGCTGGCGCTGCGCACCGAGCTCGACACCCGCCAGCGCGACTACCTCGAGAAGACGCGTGCCGCGGCGCAGTCGCTGCTGGGCATCGTCAACGTGATCCTCGACTTCTCGAAGATCGAGGCCGGCCGGCTGGAGCTGGAGCACGACGCCTTCGACCTCGACGCGGTGCTCGACGGCGTCGCCGCGATCGTCGCGCTGCAGGCCCACGACCGCGGCCTGGGCTTCGTGCTCGACCTGCCGGCCAGCGTGCCGCGTGGCCTGGTCGGCGACGCGCTCAGGCTGTCGCAGGTGCTGGTCAACCTCTGCGGCAACGCGGTGAAGTTCAGCGAACGCGGCGAGGTCGTCGTCTCGGTCGCCGCCGAAGCCGGCCCGGCCGAGGGCAGGCTGCGGCTGCGTTTCGGCGTGCACGACAACGGCATCGGCCTGTCGCAGCAGGACCTGGAGCGGCTGTTCCGCCCCTTCAGTCAGGTCGACGCGTCGACGACACGGCGCTACGGCGGCACCGGGCTGGGCCTGGCGATCAGCCGTCAGCTGGTGCAGGCGATGGGCGGCGACATCACGGTGCGCAGCACGCCGGGCCACGGCAGCGACTTCCTGTTCGACGCCGTCTTCGGCCTCGCGCCGCAGGCCGCCGCGCCGGCACGCCGGGCGCCGCGCCCGGGCCTGCGCCTGCTGGTGGCCGACGCCAGCGCCCGCGCCCGCGAGGTGCTGCAGGCGCGGGCCGCCGAACTCGGCTGCCTGGTGCGCAGCGCCGGCGATGCCGACGAGGCCGCGACACACGCGGCCGAGGGCGCCGACCTGGTGCTGATGGCCGCGGCACTGGCCGCCGCCGACCCCGGCCTGCCGGCGCGGCTGCACATGCTGGCCGGGCCGGGGCTGCGCATCGCCGTGCTCGTGCCCTACGGCGCCGACGACGCCGAGCGCACGCTGCCGCCGGGCGTCGACACGCTGCTGGCGACGCCGGTCAGCGCCGCCTCGCTGCTGGCCCTGCTGGAGTCGCTGTTCGGCCGCGACGCGCCGGCCGCCGGCGCGCCGCTGCCGCCGCCGCCGTCGCGCCGTCTGGACGGCCTGCGCGTGCTGCTCGCCGAGGACAACCCGGTGAACCAGGAGCTGACGCTGGAGCTGCTGCGCCAGGCCGGCGCCAGCACCGCGCTGGCCGGCGACGGCCTGGAGGCCCTGGCCTGGCTGGCGCGCGAACCCTTCGACGCCGTGCTGATGGACGTGCAGATGCCCGGCCTGGACGGCCTGGAGACGACGCGCCGGCTGCGCCGCCTGCCCGGCCTGGACACGCTGCCGGTGATCGCGATGACCGCGCACGCGATGGCCAGCGACCGCGAGGCCTGCCTGGCCGCCGGCATGAACGACCACCTGGCCAAACCCTTCGAGCCCGACGCGCTGATCGAGCGGCTGCGGCACTGGACGCGGGCCGACGAGGCGCCGGCCGCCGCCCCGGCGCCACCGGCGCCACCGCCCCCGGCGGCCGTGCTGCCGCCGACGCTGCCGGGGCTGGACATGGCCACCGGCCTGCGTTTCGCCGCCGGCCAGCCGGCGCTGTACCGGCGCGTGCTGGAACTCTTCGCGCAGTCGCGCGCCGGCATGCCGGCGGCGATCGGCGAACAGTGTCGCGGCGGCGATCTGGCCGCCGCGGCTTCAGCGCTGCACATGCTGAAGTCGGAGTCGGGAACGATAGGCGCCACCGCGCTGCGCGAGGCCACGCGCACGCTCGAAGCCGCGGTGCGCTCGGGCGAACACGAGGCGATCGCTGCCGCGCTGCCGCTCTTCGAGACCGAGCTGCGGCAAGTGCTGGCCGGCCTGGCGGCGGCCTTCGGCACGCCGGCAGCCAGCGTCCAGGCGTCGCGTTTGTCGTGATCCCGCCAAGGACGGCGCACCGGACGGGCTGCGCCAAGCCCTTGTCAGCACAGGAGAAAGTGCACGCCGCGCGACTGGCATCGATCGTGCAACACGGCCAGGGCCGCCCACAGGAGCCCGCCGCATGTCCGCATCGCTCAACGCCAGGATCGCCCAGGTCTTCGACGAGCCCGGCTGCGACGTCAACCAGACCAAGGGCGAGAAGGCGCGCAAGAAAGGCTGCACCAAGCAGCTGACGCCCGGTGCCGCCGCCGGCGGCTGCGCCTTCGACGGCGCCAAGATCGCGCTGCAGCCGATCGCCGACGTCGCCCACCTCGTGCACGGCCCGATCGCCTGCGAAGGCAACAGCTGGGACAACCGGCACAGCGCGAGTTCCGGCCCGACGATCTACCGCACCGGCTTCACCACCGACATCGACGAGTTCGACGTCGTCTACGGCGGCGAGAAGCGGCTGTTCAAGGCCATACGCGAGATCGCCGAGACCGTGCGCCCGCCGGCGATCTTCGTCTACCAGACCTGCGTGCCGGCGATGATCGGCGACGACATCGAGGCCGTCTGCAAACGCGCCAGCGAACGTTTCGGCCTGCCGGTCGTGCCGGTCGACGTGCCGGGTTTCGCCGGGCCGAAGAACCTGGGCAACAAGCTCGGCGCCGAGGCGCTGCTGGACCACGTCATCGGCACCGTCGAGCCCGAGGTCAGCACGCCCTACGACATCAACGTCATCGGCGAATACAACCTCTCGGGCGAGCTCTGGCAGGTCAAGCCGCTGCTGGACGCGCTGGGCGTGCGCGTGCTGGCCTGCATCACCGGCGACGGCCGCTACCGCGAGATCGCGTCGGCGCACCGGGCGCGGGCGAACATGATGGTCTGCTCGAAGTCGATGATCAACGTCGCCACGCGCATGCAGCAGCGCTGGGGCATCCCGTACTTCGAAGGCTCGTTCT is a window encoding:
- a CDS encoding substrate-binding domain-containing protein, which gives rise to MRLPWRFLIGLLWAAGAQAQGQLYGLAGKSTDDPNYVAAWRGCAAEAQLWGDRCNAVGAPGPARARAQDAAIVGALQHGLAGLAVAVTNSRYLGESALALAAQRGVPVVTIDSDVEPAQRALRRVYIGADHEEIGRQLATLVAARRPDGGQLCLLAGDTHDPGIATRITALRRTLAQDPKLPEGARLGGERGWREVARCPWFNGDDPQRALRQLEFAFREEQADVVVSLGAWPFAEPQRYRAALPPPGRRGSRVVVAATGALSAPQKALLADGLVHGFVSVDYELMGRYAYRAMKRLATGHPVEPTIRIGAVVRQGL
- a CDS encoding hybrid sensor histidine kinase/response regulator translates to MNTSSAPLRRLSRELLVRVAAASVVLALLATLANAWISHRDERARQREQVEAVLGAYVPSLAKSVWELDDASVQLQLDGLRSFPALLSAEVIGRGIDERYDKTGVVAAHGGEIIRHPLPAPDGLGVVAELVLQLDEDWLAGQVWRASRQFAFAALVELLLLAALVYALVARSVSRPLERLHAHVRALDAERLAEPAPRPPGPANELHALADGITGLQHALQAQLQAQARQFDEVLRQMADGAGVVDGHGRIQVCNPAWAAMLGSALPDEALGRDAADWLAEPAWPALAARLATAGTLQAEALTLRRPDGRALPAEASFAVLARGSDGRAERVQLVLRDVSARRETERTLVAAREAAEAATRAKSDFLANMSHEIRTPLNAILGMTALALRTELDTRQRDYLEKTRAAAQSLLGIVNVILDFSKIEAGRLELEHDAFDLDAVLDGVAAIVALQAHDRGLGFVLDLPASVPRGLVGDALRLSQVLVNLCGNAVKFSERGEVVVSVAAEAGPAEGRLRLRFGVHDNGIGLSQQDLERLFRPFSQVDASTTRRYGGTGLGLAISRQLVQAMGGDITVRSTPGHGSDFLFDAVFGLAPQAAAPARRAPRPGLRLLVADASARAREVLQARAAELGCLVRSAGDADEAATHAAEGADLVLMAAALAAADPGLPARLHMLAGPGLRIAVLVPYGADDAERTLPPGVDTLLATPVSAASLLALLESLFGRDAPAAGAPLPPPPSRRLDGLRVLLAEDNPVNQELTLELLRQAGASTALAGDGLEALAWLAREPFDAVLMDVQMPGLDGLETTRRLRRLPGLDTLPVIAMTAHAMASDREACLAAGMNDHLAKPFEPDALIERLRHWTRADEAPAAAPAPPAPPPPAAVLPPTLPGLDMATGLRFAAGQPALYRRVLELFAQSRAGMPAAIGEQCRGGDLAAAASALHMLKSESGTIGATALREATRTLEAAVRSGEHEAIAAALPLFETELRQVLAGLAAAFGTPAASVQASRLS
- the nifE gene encoding nitrogenase iron-molybdenum cofactor biosynthesis protein NifE; this translates as MSASLNARIAQVFDEPGCDVNQTKGEKARKKGCTKQLTPGAAAGGCAFDGAKIALQPIADVAHLVHGPIACEGNSWDNRHSASSGPTIYRTGFTTDIDEFDVVYGGEKRLFKAIREIAETVRPPAIFVYQTCVPAMIGDDIEAVCKRASERFGLPVVPVDVPGFAGPKNLGNKLGAEALLDHVIGTVEPEVSTPYDINVIGEYNLSGELWQVKPLLDALGVRVLACITGDGRYREIASAHRARANMMVCSKSMINVATRMQQRWGIPYFEGSFYGIADMSRTLRDIARLLVQTGAPADIVDRAEALIAAEEPRAYERLRAYRERLAGKRVLLITGGVKSWSVVSALQEAGLEIVGTSVKKSTKEDKQRIQEIMGDDAHMIEDLAPREMYRMLREARADIMLSGGRSQFVALKARMPWMDINQERHHAFAGYEGIVTMVAEIDKAIFNPVWQQVRAPAPWEAPAVALAA